The following is a genomic window from Malus sylvestris chromosome 12, drMalSylv7.2, whole genome shotgun sequence.
GCCATTCATTAACTTGATTATGTCATGCGATTATTCATTAATTTGTTCTTTTAGTTGCCTCAGGATACTGGTTAAAGTAGAACAAAAAATAGTTATACTATGATAGAAGGTCATATTTTGGCATTTTAGCTTGGAAGATACTGTGCCAAGTTTGGTGGTGAAGTAGGATTATAAAATTCTGCCTTGTTTTTCGATACTTGATACAGATATTTCGGTATTGATGCTTAATCACTGTCAATCATCTCAATTTCACATTAGTTTTGTAACAACGGAAAAGAATCTTGTCCTTCTTCTTAGTTGTACTTGTACATGAGCAGATGAAAGACAATCCTTTGTTGAAATCTTTGTATCAGTTAACATGGAATCTATCAGAAAAAAATCTGTTTAATGAAACCTTGAAACAATGGAGGAAATCGTTTTACACAAACATCCTTGTTTCATATAAGGAAAAGATTTTAAAGCAAGTTGTCTCAAAAGTTGTAGTTAATTTCGAAGAGGAGAAAGATATATACCAAGTAAAGCTATTGAGCCTATTGTTCTTTTAGTTGATCGTTTCATGCGATTATCCTTTTTACCTTTATATTGTTCTTTTATCCGCCTCATAATACTGGTTGAAGTAGAACAAAATAATAGTATAATACTATGGTAAAAGGTTAATTTGGCATTTTAGTTTAGAAGGTAGGATGCCAAGTTGAACAGTGAAGGACTCTAAAACTCTGCCCTTGTTTTTCGATACTTGATAAtcatatttcatataatttgtaCACGAACGGATGTATACCAATttttgttgaaatctttgaatcAGGAACCCTTCAGTTAACTTGGAATCCATTAGAAAAAATTTGTTCACTGAAATCCCGAAACGACGGAGGCAATTATTTTACACGAACACTCCTGTTTCGTATAAGGAAAAGATTGTGAACAAAGTTGTCCCGAAAATTGGAGTTGTTTTCGAAGAGGAGGAAGATATATACGATGTACAGGTATTTCTTTTAGACACGTCAACTTACTGAGTTCTGAGTTCATGTTTTCCAGAATTCTGACTGTAGCTATTGAATTGctcatttattttcttcttgtatAGTTGTCTGATTCTACGAGTCCAGAGTCCACTCTCTTCTGCAGATGTCGGGTAATGAAAGAACATGGAAGGCTACAACTCTGTGAGGCAAGTTTTCCAATTCATGCCAACTAAATTTGATGAAACCATATATGTTGCATCAATATCACAATTGAGTTGCCACATTATTGATTAGATAACTTAGATATAATATTATGCAGCAAAAATATGGGTATTGTATAATAAAACTCAATGTTCAAGCACTGAATGTGATTAAGTTCTCCAatttttggaataatttgtgaGGAGCCTTTCCAGATCTTTAATATTTTCCGGACTCTTCCCTCTCTTAATTTTTGCTGTTGCTTGGCTTAGGGTTTGTATCCTGAGATTTACATCGAAATGTCAACTTTCTTTCAGATCAAATTGAAACCAGTGCGTAACATGGTAAAGGACATTTCATGCACTACTAAGAATCTGGACCTGAGACTAATGCTGTGCACAAAGAAACTCGTAACTGATCTGACTGTAAGCTGCTTCACCCAGTCCTTTAAAATTTACATTTCTATTCCTTGTTTCAgcaaatatattaattttgaccTATATTTATCTTCAAGCCACAATCAAAACAAATAATATAACGTTTCTAGAAATGTAACGGGATGATGTGGGTTAACCATACTGGATCCCTGGCTGAACTTATGCTCCTTTGAATGAAGTTTCGTGATCATATTAATTGTTGCTATTTCAGAATGATGAGATGCAATGCATCACGGATCTGATTAATTCTGCGATTCTAGATCCAGATGTGAAGGGTGGATTGAGGTGGCCCCCGGGGAAGGAGTCTTCAGGAGAAAAATACACTGTTGTTAGGTTTACGCACGTAATAGTTAATACGTATAGAAATTCATCACTGAGACTGAAAGTAAAACACTATGATCGATTTGATTTGAGAACCCTAACTGGGGAAGCTTCTTGGGGGACAAGTCTGGTGCTGGAAAACGTCGTGTCAAAGTTACAGGTAAAGGCTGCCTTTTCTCTCGGACAATTTTTTAGTTCATGTGCTGAAATAAACATTTGTTTGAGAAACTTTGTCGTGCGCTGAAATCTCCTGATGTTTCAATTGACAGGAAGAGAATGTCAAAGCCAGCACAATTTCTGAGATACTCAAGGAAGATATGCAGTTGATATGGGAAAACTTCTTGAGCTGTGAACGTTTTCTATCATGAAATTGCATGTTGTAAATCAGTGATCACTGTCTGTGCGACGTGTGTATATCTGTCTACATCCTTAGTTTTATATTCTACTCGGCATCGTGTGATTAATAATTAGTAACTGTTTTAGCatttcttgcaattttgtttgTATCTGGCATCGTTGAtggttaattaaatttttaagaTTTTACATTtcgatgactttttttttttttttttttttttttttttgaattttttgtagaGACGGATTAGGCGAGATTAGCTCTTCGTCAACAGTAGCGTGCGAGGCACCAACCCTCTCCCAAAGGAGAAAGGACCGTTGCACCCAGAAACCCCCCGCCCATCCCCCCTCTACATTTCGATGACTTCATTGCCAGTAAATGCTTCGGCTCACGTGCTTTCTTACAACCAAGATGgttaatgaaaatttttaagtttctttttgcCTTCCGTCCCACACCACAAGAGGCAGTTAAAGGAAAAGGAATTTTGATACATGATTATGCAAACACATTGATAATAGGTGGAGTATATATACTCTCGAGGTTCTGTAGTAACTTCTACTAATCTAATGCAAGGTCTTTTAACTTTCTGATGATGGACAACGCTCAACATCACACGTTAAATATCCAAATGTCTATACATTAATTGTCCCTTGGGTTTTTGACATTTTGATGGAGAAGATGAAGGATTTTTTCTTCGTATTGATTTGTTGTCAGAGAAGAAGGGTTTTCTTTAATAATGAATACCCATTTTTTAATTGGCTTTTCATTTACTTGGCACAAATTTTGTGGGGCTGCCACGTTCACACAGGCAGATAACGGGGAAACTAATAtaaattgatgcatatatatatgacattTGTACAAAATCATGAGTCGCcttataaaattgaaaaaaattgaaaaatgtaCGAATTTGAAATTGGACGAAGGagacaaaatataaaatgagttAGATAATAAATGAGTGAGATCATTTGCATCCCAAATTTCTGGCCCAATGAACTCCAAAAATGGCTTTTGAGTTGTAAAGTGAGCATTTCAAGATAATTTTCAACTCTCATAGGAGATGCTTTAAGATTAAATAGAAATAGAATCTCAATTGCACATAGCTAATTTTAGTCTTTATTAAAGCCCTCCAGCAATGGTCATTTAGCACTACAGTTtgatgatatttctctttactaGTAAGTGTAAGTGAAACGTATTAGGCTCGATTCATGCCAaggacgaatttgaaccacattattatagcAAACTCATTgggaggcttagcccactccgTCACCCttaagtgtagataatattgtttgaaccatattattatagCAAGCTCATTAATTGTGAGGcttaattttccaattgaaAAGTTTAGGGGGAAATCAAAAGTTTAGTAAAAGTTCAGGAGGAAAATCGGCAATTTACTCTCTTGAATATATTAAATCTCTCTCCTTTGTTCCTTGTCCTTGTATAGTTGTCTGACTCTAGACGACCAAAATCAATCATCACTTGCAAATGCAGTGTAGCAAAAGAACATGGAAAGCTACAAATCTACAAGGCAAGTTTTTAAGTTCATACCATGTGAATATGTAGTTTATTTATTGCAAAATCACGCACTGTTGTGTGTGTTCTGTTTTTTTGTTTAGTGAGACTTACATCAAATGGACATTTTCTTTTAGATGGAGCTGGATCAACTGCGTAACATGGTCACGAACATATGATGACTTAATAAGAATTTGGACCTCAGACTCATGCTATGCACGAACAAGATCGTAACAGCTTTTGCTGTAAGTTGCTATACCTGGAAAGCTATtgagaatttttattttattctccGTTGATTAAAATTTTTGGTGTGTCCAGGATGATGAGATTCAAAGCATTAGGGATGTGATTAGTTTAGCGATTTTGGATTCAAATGTGAAGGGAGGGTTGATATGGCCCCTAGGGAAGGCGTTTTCTGGAGGCCGGTATAATGTAGTTGTAATTTGGCATACAATTACCACTAATGAAAATCCATCTCTAAAACTGAAGTTAAGGCATGCGAATCGCTTCGATTTTACCACCTCAGCTGGTGAGACTAGTTGGGAGGTCAGGCTGTTTCTGAAAATGCTCATTTCAAAGTTACAGGTAAGTCTTGTAGTTTTCGCTCCCAATCAAACATCTTTATGTAATGTACCAAGAAAGATCTATCATGTGTTAATGGTAACATAACGTCGATCTtattctttcaaattttcaggAAGAGAATGTTGAAGTCGGCTTGATTTCTGATATGCTGCAGGAAAATGTGAAGTTGATATGGGACAACTTCTTATGCTGCGAACCTTTTCTAACATGAAATGGAACTgcatgtgacacaccccgatcttgATGTCCGGGGGACAACGGGATGgccacgtgttggccgacacctaagGGTGACGCAAgtcatttaatgaatgcatatgctgAGAATATGTGAATCATGCATATACATTTCGCGCGTAACTACGCAAAGAAATATTTGAATACAATCTTACCAAAATAATATTCATTCGTCTATAAAATGAtagtgataatgcatgacatgttcagagcatacatctAATTCAGAATACAAGTGGAAGGTGCTATTACAAGTGAAGTCAAAACAGAGAATATGATGTGGTatcactggtaggggaatgcctcgtagtTCGGATCGTATGCCTTGTTCCTATGTCCtgagggggcacaaaacaaacatgagtgaaccaagttgatatatataatattgaaaCAATTATtcatcaacatactaacccccaaatttttatgaaaactcaatagtataatatgtaataggttttcccgaaaaccctagcatgccataaaacctttgtaaaacatatattatatatagcgTGCTAAATAGTGGTATCGGTGTCGCCGAAGGCATAGAGAACTCTTCATTCGCCCGAAGGCATATAGAGCACTTCATTCGCCCGAAGGCATATAGAGCACTTCATTCGCCCGTAGGCTCCTACAGCACCCACCCAAAGGCATATAAGTATCAATTGCCCGTAGGCTCCTACTGCACCCACCCAAAGGCATATGTATAGTGACCACTAAATAAGCACAAAAATCGTTGAGTATAATATTTCCAACAtaagtacatatatctcaaCGAAACTCAgtagctcaaacatcatataaaatatcttcatagtatatagtcatccatcatatatactacaaagcaCGTGAAAATCGATAAAGTATGGTATTCTAAAATATTCTtagtaaagcatgatatttCATATAGTGCAAATCTAATAtactcataaacgtttcattaaattatgtttttcatgtatgcatttctaatagtaaaatatgcattttagaaggggtccactcacagatactccgtcgTCGAAGAGCTGTGCTAAATAGGAAGAATGGAATCGCCTCTAATAATCGcacttaagcacataaaggttccaattaataaaactctaccaTAACGATTGAATTTCAGAAAACGGACGTCAtaaacggattcaggacgtcgaaaaACATAAGGGGGGACCTCGGTTACCCCCACGCGCCGCTGTAAGGTGGCGGCTCAGACGGCCACGTGCCGTTATGGGTCGCCGGAAAAGTCGTTGGCGATGTGGACTGTGGCTCGTATGCTCCGCGCGCCGACACTAGCAGCCCTTCACACGTGCCCATAGGCAGTCTCACGCGCGGCCCACACGCTGGCTGGGCTCAGGGTTTAGGCTTCTGGGCTTGGGCCGGGCgcagttggttttgggttagtTCTTGGGATTAGGTTAAGAGGGTTTAGGCCGAGTCATCACGTCCCAAAGGCCTTGTTTCATCACGTCCCAAATGCCCGAGTCATCACGTCCCAAAGGCCTTGTttcatttgggttttgggttgagtTGGGTTTGGGCTCAAGGGTTACCGGGTTTGGGTCATTTCAACCTGGTTTCAATGGAAGGGAAGGCCGGAGCTACCCGCGCTCCGTTCAATGCCAATTCTCAACCCTAGGGTGTGATCTAGCTATCAAATTGAAGCTTAAGAGGAGAGGAAAAGTTTCGTACCTTAAACGAGTCGTGTGGTGGCTGGAGTTTGGCTCGAAGGCCACTGGGCTCGTCGGGGAAGTTTGTTGGGTTTCCTGGGCTTCAcagaggcagagagagagagagactcaaCATAGGGAGGTGTGGAGGTGTCGTCGTCGTCATTGTTTTCCTCGATTTGGGTGTATGTTACATCAGGGAGAgggagagtgtgtgtgtgagcgTGA
Proteins encoded in this region:
- the LOC126593981 gene encoding uncharacterized protein LOC126593981 isoform X3 gives rise to the protein MAYVPPHRRHSKELERPLLTPELLAPQFKKNLKVKPFNKVDENIVYADHSTHGWCAIPLDDENQFPSSVNLEPVTLESVELNFGENHLALINTSLDNEGSEVKWNLPRSPWESITENVLEDLLSAFKHARNEMKSAKPKEAYPTLIARVGKVLFRRNPSVNLESIRKNLFTEIPKRRRQLFYTNTPVSYKEKIVNKVVPKIGVVFEEEEDIYDVQLSDSTSPESTLFCRCRVMKEHGRLQLCEIKLKPVRNMVKDISCTTKNLDLRLMLCTKKLVTDLTNDEMQCITDLINSAILDPDVKGGLRWPPGKESSGEKYTVVRFTHVIVNTYRNSSLRLKVKHYDRFDLRTLTGEASWGTSLVLENVVSKLQEENVKASTISEILKEDMQLIWENFLSCERFLS